The following DNA comes from Primulina eburnea isolate SZY01 unplaced genomic scaffold, ASM2296580v1 ctg443_ERROPOS1800000, whole genome shotgun sequence.
aatataataaaaagttaatttttttttttatttatgactTGTCTGACAGTTAAGGACTCAATGATTTTATGGAGGGACGAAAATTGGACAAATAAAAAAACTTCATGAgctatatattaaaaattagtaGCAATCAGaggcaaaatttatttttagtaaattatgcataaatattaaaaatattattcttaacAAATAATTTACTTAGTGTATAAAATTGTGGTTTGAATTCGTAAGTAATAACAACATTTTTAGTTTAAAGCTCAACGTCGTTGAAAAATTAATAGTTCAAGAAAAGTGAAATTTTTCTtcttaaagaaaatttaaaactaattattgtaaaatcaattatttgtTAGCTAATTTTTTGAACACAAAAACTCTTACGAGATTGTCTCGACACCTCAATTTTGTTCAAGAGATTGTATATCCGAATCTACCCATAAAAAATATTGCTTTTaatctaaaaatattatttttcattataaaTATAGATTTAATTGATCCATCTCACggatataaatttataaaaccGTCGAATAAGATACccactattttttttaatacatttGAGTTTGACGTATTTGCTTCCCCCACCAAATATGAATATTCTAGATTTTCTAttgtaaataatatattttttaaatttttatgtattCAGTGTGATACGTGTGCTCCATAAAATAGAATATTTcctatataataaaataattaagaaatatattttattaaaaaatcgaTGATCAAATTGTAGCAGGTATCCATAGACAATTATAGTAAAATTTTAGCTCCGAATGTTCTCGCAATCATACATTCATGTCCATATTAGCTAGATGAATAGTTTCATTCAATAAATCTCACAAAAATAATTATGAAATCTGAGGATCGGAAAATTTGCGGAGGAAATCCCGAAAAACTCAAATCTACGCATAAAtttctgaaaaaaaatattgattatgTCGACTAATTTTATTTATGTGCATATTTGATTCATAAGCCATTTGTGCGCAAAAAATCATACGATCCCAAGATCGGAATAATATTTCGATCTGAAAAATCGATATAAACGCATAATCTCATCAGCCGTTTCCAACAAATTGAAATTCATATATAGTCATCGATCTGCCAAATAGTCCTTTCAAAACCCTCGATTGTATTTGTCAAAATTTAGCACGTAATTAAGTAGAGTAGGGTTTTAATTATTGTTTGTTGGTGACATTAATAATCAAAGCAAATAGGGTTAGTGAACAAAATGGGCCATCCCATTACCTAAAGTTAGGAAAAGAAATCtaatcaaattttttaataataaggGAAAAAGGAAAAGGGTGGCCACTGATtccattaataaaataattagagGGAACATGATTTAACGCCTGAAGAAAATCTTTGGCCAGAGAAGGAAATCTTGGGACTTGATTTATCTACAATTAAGGGAttaataatgtaattaaaaaagTGTTGGAGATGATTATAATATGCTAATTCCATGCTCTCTTGTTTGGAGTGAAGGGAACCAAATAATCAAGTATCACACTTCATATAaagttttataattaatttaattgtccaaataataaataaaatattcggAATAATTTCatttgataggtatattttagAAAATAGTTTCGAgtgaaatataaatatatatgattttgtttAATGCTTATGTATATCGAAATgtatgatttcttgttcttgcAACTATATGaacataatatttaaaatcgtACAATAAAACAAATATAATGATTCGATTGCTCTCGTAAACgagacaattattattttccaaAACAAAAAAGGCATATGTGATATTTTCTACtaactaaaataatttttttatgtctTCTAGTTAATCAATGCTTCACTCTTTTTACCTTATTTTATTTATACCGCGTCTATAAATCATTAAtactatatttttgttgtttttgtaaTCTGTAGATGTTAACCTGGATATGTTGAATGTCTTGAACTCGAGCAAACCGCAGCAAATTGAATCACAAACCAAGCAGCAACAACAAGATCAAGTCGAGGCAAGGAAAATCCTTTCTCCGCAAGACGAAATTGCCCGTATATAGTGCTATACGTCTCAGGCAATCGTCCCCAAGATACAACGACTTCATGTCGAGAATTTGCAGCACTTCAAATCTCGAAATCAGCGAACAAATATATGCCAAAGCTCTCaagtaattttcgaaaatgatgcAGCAATATGAGTGAGGATGGAGTAAAATTCAACAACCCTTGAATGTGATTTGAGGGACTATTTATAGATGATCAATGGTTGTGTTGATGAGACATATTTCTCCAGACCGGATGCTTCGAATAAACACCATTTTAGTCAAGGGATACATTGTTTGGGTGAAAAACTGAAGTCACCATAGCCAAGGGACGCGCATGCTTTCAGGAACAATGCCGCGCGCGCGCCCGCACGACAAtacgcgcggccgcgcgcagcATTCTGCCCTAGAGAGCTGCGCGCACAACAAGGCGCGCGCGCCCGCGCGACAAGCTGTGCGGCCGCGCGCCTTGCACTGTGTTCTCGCACAGCAGGCAGTCGGgggcgcgcggccgcgcgcgcgACAAtacgcgcggccgcgcgcagcATTCTGCCCTTGAGAGCTGCGCGCCTTGCACTCTGTTCTCGCACAGCAGGCAGTCGGGCGCGCGCGCCCTGTTTTGGCCGATGCTCGGACAGGCGCGCATCCGCGCGGGATGTGGCGCCCTTGCACGCGTACCTCTGCCCAAGTATATCAATTTGCGACTGAAAATTTATTCTTCTATTAAATTTGGTCCAAAAAGATTAATACTTGTCAAAGACCGCACCGCACCGAGACGAGCGCGCGTGTGTTCCACCGAGACGCAGCCTactaaatgagtttataaataTCAATTTCTGCTTATCATTAGAAttactatttttattataaatgtatataatttaaatttaatagatcaagatgtTTTGATCTTTaaatgtaattttaaattttttatatttaaaaattacacaaataaaatttaaaattaaaataagaaGCAATAAAATTGGGTTATCTTATTGTCAGCGACTATTTGTAGTAGGGTAAAAGTTACACTTACTAATTTTAGACAtcctttaaatataaaaaaaaaatctcaattgttcgaacttttttaaaaaatactcatataaattttttatatataaaaaaaatcattgatATTTTGCGTCGATATACATGgacaaaataatcatatttataaatGCTGCTCTAAAATTTTTATCCGCACAAATTTTCTTGCAATGAAAACAAAGGTTGAGTTGATGTACTAAAAGTTGCGTTAGGTAGTCAACTAAATTTTATAACGACCAGTGTATATTAAAGTCAAAATTCATCAAAATACTCGAAGTAAACTCAAGTGGACAATTTCCtttaattttttctttcttatatttttaaattaaatccgGTCTAAACACAATTTTCTATAAATCTTGTAATTACATGAAACgacaaaaaataatttatgttaGAAGCTCAAGCTAATACAAGAAAGTGTATAGACTGGAAAGtttgttttgagttttcaaaaaataaaaaaacgaaGTTTGTTTTGAGAAAATTGACtttttagaaaaatatttttggtgaatcAAAACCAAGCATATTCTTTAttctatttttaaataaaaataaaatttattttaacgaacaaatccgcgatataattaaaaatttcaaaatattttttatgctaaattttATACAATATCAGAATATTTTTGAATGGTGATCTGACGTTGAAAAGACAATGTATTTATGCTGAAAAACATAGAAAAAAGTTCTTACAaaagaaaacgaaaataaaatagTACATGTTGTGTTTTttagattacaacaattatgTAATTGTTCCAAACTACAATAGTATAATATAACCTCTAGCACTATTGACGAGACTTGAGCGTGAACCCGAGACTTGCTTGTTTCGGGTAAAGAAATTACGAATAAACAACTAAATCTATCTAAATAAATCAGAAAAACTACTCGCAATCAACGAGACTCGAACACAATATTAACAAGTCTCAAGATATCAATCTTACCCATTGATTCAATATCTCATCGACTACAATAtcgttttattaaaaaaataaatgaacGTAGCCTAAAATTTTAGAATGACTGTCCtagtttattaatataaattaattagtaACAGAGGAAGGATTTAGACATCGAGCTATTGCTCTCTTATCagtttttttgttgttgagtCATTACTCATTAAGACATTTGTTATATTAAGTTTCGAAACTGTGAATTTGTCTCAAACTTAAAATCTTGATATTAAATGAGTGATAAGATATTgatttgtgatttttttttattcgagAAGACATTTAATATCGAGTTTAAAAGTCGAAATATGGTCTCAAACCAAAATTATAAGCCGTGATTCgtgatttaaaattcaaaatgtaAAGAAACGTAAAGAATATGCACGCGTGGGGGATGCGGGAGTTGTGGGACTGGAGACCTTTGAAAATATTTGGTTGTGGATTCTCCAACAAAAACATCCACGCTTGGAAAGATAcaaaagtattattattatataaataaatataatactgataatataaaataaatacatTAATGCCGGCCGGCCCTATTATTTACAActgtattttattttcttaattaattgattgatttatcTGTTATCGATCATCattgttttatttattaaaataattcttttgTACCATTCGTGACTATCATTTTCACACGGTATAACTAAATAACTTGGGTTATTTCTTTAACGAAATAATTGTTTTATTCATCTCGTTACCATTTTAACAAAAGTCATTTTAATATCACATTTTGAGATTAGAAAATTAATAGTATAAAAATGACAAAtaaatgaataataataataaaaataaaaatttaatccaAGAAAATAAATAGCCTGGCCttacaaaatattaatattatacacCCGAAAAATCAATCGTTTTGTTCAATCGCTCTCATAGTAGGAGCAATTATTGTCTCCAAAAATCTCTCAATAATTGTACTTTTTGCAGTATATGATAGTCGAACACATTATCTTAACCCTTAATTCTAATCGTAAGATCAAACACTTATATACCAGCATATCTATGATCTTTTAAATTATCTAACAACTCAAACATCGAGTTTCAATCACTATTTTCATAACATAGATAATTATCGCAGTATAAATAATTctaatattttaattgtataaCAATCCAAACCTGTAGTTTCGATTGTGCTACTATAAGACAATTATTacactaaaaaaataaaagattttattaagaaaaaaaacataaattgtCAAGTAGCACATTCCAAGTGTGTGTTTTTCAGACACATCCCACCATTAAAGCAGCGCAAAATATGCCAATTTCTCGCTGCTTTGCCTAATAAAATATTTGCATAGCCACCACCCACTCTTAATCATGCTATGCCTTTTATCCACCAATGCATTAAATTTATCAATAAACAGCAACTAATAGTGAATTAAAATTAGTGGAAAATTGTCAACCAACACACAAACGGCGCATTGTCATTTGCTTATAGgaaaatgaaaaacaaattactATCTCCCTTTTTGTAAATTCAACTAAGCATGATTAGTTGTAGGTTGCCGTAACCTTTTGTACACAATTAATCATCTTATAAAAATGGcactttttatttgattttagttttaaaAACATAACTATTAATCTTAAATCAAGTTTTTTTGGTCCTTTGTCGAAAACAATCTATTACGAACAGTTGTTGTTATAATTTAGAAAATGACTTCTATTATTTAGTCTAAAAATCcctcataaaaattaaataatttgatgACAACTTATGCATCCTTCCAAATGATGTATTACGTTTCTTTAGGCGTGTTTTGGGCTGAATTGGGCTCGTTTGGTTGTAATGTGAGATGGGCTTTTTTTGGAGGTCCATGTCAGAAAAACTTTCTGTGGGAGGTAATTTGCCATTTAGCCCAGTATAAGCCGCACTTGGGCAGCAGGGGAAAGACTCGATCACAGATCGAAAAATCACTTGCCGGATCGACGTCGACTGCTTCAGCTTCGCCTATCAACGTAAGCTGGTTGTATCATCTCGATTACCCTTTTTTCCCTGAATTTTTGGAGTATTTGTGATTTTTCTTTTGGAAGAGTTCGGTTTCATGTTTGTCGTGGGTGTTTGTGTTTTAgcttcttgatcagttcgttTAATGATGTTCTGCTCTGAAATCTGGGAAATTAGGTCAaggtttttaagattttatggtTGATTCGTGGTGTTGATTATTTTGGGGACTTAAGTATGCTTTCAATCAATGTGTAAATGATTCGATTTCGTGGTTGTTTTGAGAATTGGTGTTTCTTTTTATAATGGTTTAATAGATGTAGAATTTTGGGCAAGGTATGGCGGAATGAAGTTCGTCTGTCCTGACTCACGCTCTTGAATTTTTATTACTATACCCCtgattttttgatttttttttaatgttaccGAGTTTGTGTATGGAATAGACGTAAATCTTGATCTTAATGAGGCAAAATACTTATATTCTGTAGGCAAAGTTTGGTGTTTTGCTTCGTGAGAAAGATGGTAGGCTTCAATTATTTTGGATTGATATGAGAATAAATTTCTTAAGCATCTCCCTGATAGGAAAAAAAACAGGCGAAAGCCAATCACAGCTAGGGAGTTCAGGAATGGAGTGCgtaaatttgtactgaaatccCAATAGGTTTGGGGCTATATTTCGTTTATATTATCACTTGATTCACTACCACATGTAGATTATCACCTACATGCTTCTTCAATGTCCACCTGAGAATCTTTGATCCTTGTGCTTGCTTGATCACAATATATTTGTCTTTTACGTGTCAATGGATTAACTACACATATTTTCACTGTCAAATAGTCCATGGTTTATTTATTCGTTGTGACTCATGTTCCTTTCAATCTTTTACATGTAGAATACTTTTTGAACTGCTTTCTTGTGCTAGAATGACATTTTATATTTTCCTAATTGTTTATAGCTGTTTGCCTTACTCTCTAGTTCTTATGCTACAATGACATTCATCATTTGTGGTTTTCCAAAAGTTTGACATGTGGAATGCAGTCTTCAGAAGAATTTTGAACCTTTGTACGTTCATTTTGGATATGATTCTTGTAAAGGCAGGTGGATAAGGATATTTACTGTAATTAACCTAAGATAACTGTAAAATAAGATTGCATCACGTCagttgattaaaaaattggctCATGCAGCATGTCAATTTGAGTGAATGATCAAGATGAGTTACTAAACCTGGGAAATTTCTTATTCCTTAATATAATTTGTTGCGCTACATTAGGACCACTGTCCTTTTTGAGAACTTCTCTACTTTTCCTGCGAATTTAAATTACAATTTATGAAGTATTATGATGCTTTTTTGAGTATCTACTATGCTGACATCGGTGTTCTTGCAATCAATGTTACAGATGTTTGATGATAATGATCTGGGCTTCTTTGCCAACTTTCTTGGTATCTTTATATTTGTACTGGTTATTGCTTATCATTTTGTGATGGCTGATCCGAAATATGATGGCAATTGAAAAGCTTCTTTCGGTATTATTTGGAGACCATGCACTCCAGACCATGCAGTAGTACAAGTGCCTGTCATCAGTTCTGGTTTTTCGAGAAATTTCATTGATGCATAGACTTTTGATGTAGTTGGACCTTTTGCGGGATTGTCATAATACGTGCTGTCAAGCCGTGGTTAAACTTATAAGTTATATGACTGTTTTAATGCTGCAATAAGGATTGTGGCATCTTAGATTGTCCAACTtccatttttttccttttctttttttatttatatgatgCTTTTAATTGTTCTTTTACTTATATCAAGTACAAGTTATTCCCTGTCTGTGTGTATCAATCTTATTTGTTTATATCTTATATCACAAGGAGCCAGCACATATGGTTGAACAGTTACATTTCATACCTGTCATAAGATGTCATTGTGTAGTTTCATACTTTTTTTTATACTTCATTAAAATATACACATCGAAAAGTCATACTTATATTAATGTCTTACCAGTTCCACACTTTCACCCCAATGTACACCCAATACTCCATAGACGTTCCATTAgtttccaatatttttttcttgCAAAGAACTGATGCAAAGCTTTTCGAAGCCCTTTGTTATTTCATCATCTTTCTTCTTCGTCTTTTTCTATCCCCTGTACATTTTCATCTTCTGTTGTCAAACCATATAAATTACTGGATTTCGAGCCTTTCCCGCCTCGTGTCCGGGAACATTCCACATATGTGCTTGCTTACTCATGAGAATGTCTGTTATTCAATAAAACCATACCTTTCTATGCTTCTAAGTGAATAGCTTAAAGATTCCCGGAAAATTTTCCATTCGCTCTCTTAATCATTCCTGGAATTTATTGCTCACGGAACTGTATCTTTCTGGTAGTCGTGAAAGTATATCGAAATTTTACGGGATGAAGTGCCTCATATCCACACTATTAAGTAAAGAAATAACCAGCTTCTGGTAGCAAAATACCGAAAGACGAGCCAGAAATTGGGCTCCAGTGATTCTGCACATGTCGGCCCACTCAAAGTTAAAAGTATAACGTGCCTCTCACAGGTATATGTTTTAacgttttaattaatttaactcAATCTAATAGtactatattttaaaattataaattcctGGTACTTGCGTTTtaaaatccaaaaataaaaataaaaaatttaatttattataggaTTGTAGCTTCAATAAAAGATTGAGCAAAATAACGTAAAATTATATCTGAAAAAAAGAAGTTTCtatgtatttgttataaaaTTATATCTGAAAAAAAGAAGTTTCTATGTATTTGTTAGGGAAATAACAAATtcgaaaaagaaaaacaaaaatcatttaaagaaatgtattcagTGACCAAAATAGTGACCAAATTTCAATCATAAAATCATTCCCATGATTGTGAATTTGTGACCCACTCAATTTACTGTTTAATTGGAAAGAATTTTGCATTCGATGCACAAATTAcattattttgaaataagagCTCTCTAAAATAATGCAATGAGTGAGATGACCAAATTAATCTGTGTAGACGTTCCGAGGTTTACTAAGAATATAATTTGGACCGATAAAATAAATACCAACTACCAAGCCCCAACAAAAACCTATTGGGCTTTGatccaaaagaaaaaaaatgccTATTGGGCTACTAGGATAATTTTAGACGAACCGAAGCCCACTAAGGACATTTTCAACGGCCATTATTCAATTAGGGTTTTCGAACAATCTGGAAGCTGGAGTTCCTATAAATATTCCCTCATCTAGTATTTTATTCCTCTCTGTAACCCTAATAGTACGAACTTCAGTTTTTAGTTTTTCTTTTTACATTTATTTGTAGACATTTCTTTTCACCGGCTCAGATCTACTTTGCAATGGCGGGAAAGGGCGAGGG
Coding sequences within:
- the LOC140821174 gene encoding dolichyl-diphosphooligosaccharide--protein glycosyltransferase subunit 4A, whose amino-acid sequence is MFDDNDLGFFANFLGIFIFVLVIAYHFVMADPKYDGN